From Nostoc punctiforme PCC 73102:
CACACGATCCAAATCGTAATCAGTTACCCGTGCAATGGAATCTCTTGAACCAAAAACCTCGTCACCTTTTTCCGATATAGCAGGTGACATCCATTCGATACTGTAAAACCAGCAATCGTTAATCAGTTGAATGCCCTGGACAATATGAATCGGTGGCCCATCTCCATGAAAGCGGAACTCGACCAACTCACCCAGCCGGAAAACAGGTTTTTCTTTAGTAACCGATTGTAAATTACCAGTTCCGATAAGTTCATTAGCCGAAACAGTAATATTGTCACCACTAGTAACGATTTCATATTTCCAGCCTTGTTCTGACCATTCGATACCGCAGCAATAACCGAATGCTTTGGCAGACTTAACATACACTCGCTCTAACAGACTGACAAGTAGAGGCGGAATTCGTTGACCCCAAGGTGGGGAGATGTACCAGCACTGTTCTAAGTTTTGGACAAGGTTAGTCATACAATTGAAGCTTTTAAAATACTTTGTACTGATGTGAATAATTGAGTAGCGAACAAAGCAGGCACAGAATACCCGATGATTGACCCAGCCGTTGCAACTTCCGGCGGGAATTCGTACCAGCTAGGGAAACCTTGTAACTTCGCAGCTCCCGCAATAGACAAGGATTTGACCGTACCACCAGGCAACCAGATATCAGCGAATTTGCTTCGGTTGCATCCCTTGTGGTCGGTGAAATGCGATCTCAAAATGGTGTTGGCAGGCAAATGTCCCGCCTTGTATTTAAGTAATTTGCGCCCCCCAACCCGTTCAATCAAAAGCGGTGTGGGTTCATTGATTGCTAGAAATTGTTCTACGGCTTGCTGCTGTTTGGGCAGAAGTTGCGAGTCGTTCATCGTGGGGATAAGATGAGCGATCGCCCCATACCAACCACAAGGTGTAGCTCCTGAAGGTAGGGCAACGTGAAAACCCTTGCTTGCAATCAGGACTAACCGCCGCCGCGCCTGGGGTAGCCCAAAGTCAGCCATATTGACCACGCTGTAATCGACCGAGTACCCCTCAAGTTCCAAAGCTAACAGGATAATACTGAAACTTTGACTGTTCTGATAGCGCGGGACATTCTCTAGCGTAAACACCCGTGGCTGCAATTGTCGGATGGCTTCTGCTACAGCGATCGCTGCACTTAGATCGTCAGCCGTTTCAACACCCTTGCCTGCTTTGGCAGTGTGGGCTTGACTGAAATTAGCGCACACCGGGGAGGCATGGAGATAGTCAGGACGGCGAGGAAAACCTATGAATCCTAACCGTGCTACTTCTTGCACTGTTAGCTGGACGATTCTACAGCCATACTCGCTAAAGTTGTGGTGATGGTTGAGAGCGATCGCCCTGCTCAAGTCTGGTTTTGTGGGGTCGAATTCCACCGCAATGACTGGGCGAATACCACTATTGACCATCCCAGCCTCAATTCCACCGCCGCCAGCAAATAATACTACGGCGATCGGTGCATCATTTGGAAGTATTGGTTTTAATTTTGTGTTATCAAAATTTTTGCAGACATGTAAAATTTTTGGAGAATACTTTTTGGTTTTCGCTTTTTTGATAAAAGCGATGATATCTTCTCTTGCCGCTCCCTGTTGTTGCAAAGAGCGAATCATGGTAACAGCAGCACAAGGAATTGAGCCAATGCTTCGCCCTTTCCATAGCCCTTCCACTTTCTCTTCCCAGTTGTAAGCCCATCGCCAACTTTGAGGATTTTCTGGGTCACGCTCACCAATCACACGTGGGTAAAAAGCGGTTGACCCATTAAGTAGCTTTTTCTTTTCTATGTACTGATAGAGGCATCCTTGGCTACGGAGTTGTTGACCTTTAAGGTCGTCCTCTAAGAATTTTTCGGGTATTGCAGTTGACATAAACATTACTGGTTCAAATTAACCAGAAGTGCATAAAGACTGTTGCTGTTTGTGGTCATATCTGGTTGTGAGCGATCGCTTCTCTGACCAAATCATCAGGTACTTCAAAAATTCCCAACCGCCCAATGTAAGGAATCGGTGTAATCTCGCGTGGATTCTCCAGCTTCCAGTGGTATTGCTCAGGCATCCCCCAGCCAGATGCAATTTGTGAGAATCGGCAATCAACTATTGTGACTATGCCGATAATTTGCCCGCGACGTAGAGAGATTAATTCTGGGATTACTATCCCCATCCCTTGGCAAAATTCTCTCGCTGACTGGTACTCTTTTTTGGTGCAAGTTTTGGCTGCGTGAATCAGAATGTCGCCGCGATAATGAATAGGTCAGCCTCGGTTTTCAATATCCTTTAGAGCAAAAATAATTGCCCATGCCCAAGGCTGCCTGACTGAAAGTGCTTTCATGGGTTTTAAAACTCCAGCAATTGAATGTATGCGTCTAATGCCGCGATCGCTGGATGTGGATGTGGCTGTGAACGCAGTCCGTTGCAGATTGTGGCGATAGTCCCAAGTTCTGTAAAGCTGAAGCTGATACTGGAATGTCGAGCCGCGCAGTGTTGAATAATCGTCAGTAACACAAAATTCAACAATTGAATTGTAAGATCACGTTGATTGGCTAAATGTGTTTCTAAGTTCTCAGTAATAATTTGGCGACTAGCAGTAAGAGAATTGCACTTTTCAACATCTGGTAAAATTCGGAGCTTGAACTTGTAATCGCGCTCAGTAGATAAACATTCATCAGGGGCAAGAATTGCCCATTTATGAAAGAGTTGTTGGATAGTTGTACTCATAAAGTCTGTAGTTGTGAGTTTCTGCGAGAATAGAAAGAGAAAGGAGGGATTATGACAAACGCTTTTCCACCAGAAGATAGCAGTGTAAGGTTTGATAATATTGATACTCGTCTAGAAGAGATAGGTGACGAACTGGAAATGCTATAGGACAGTACAAAATGCTAACAGGCAGGAAACACGGGGAAATTCGCAAACCATTGCAAGGTTAGAGCGTACCATTAGAGAACTGGCTGACATTGCACGCCTCCATCAGGAAGGATTACGCGCTGCTCAAAGAGATGCTGAACGCGATCATCAAGCCATAAGGCAAGTTGAACTTCAAGCTGACCGAGATCGTGAAGTATTGTTGGCTTCTCTACTCCAAGCAGAGCGCGACCGTCAAGTTTTTCAAGAGGAAATCCGCAGAATTTGGGAGTATTTACGTGACCGAAATGGCGGTAGTAGCACACCAAATTAATTAACTCCATCCCGTTTACCTCGCCAAGTTCAAAAATTTCGATGTGGATAAATCGCACAACATGGTCGCAGTGCCGAGCTTACCGTAAAGGCGGTTTTTCTCAACAATCAACTCAATAGTGCGATCGCTTGGGTCTTTTGTATAAACAGCATCGCGGTAAAGCATGATTAACTGGTCACAAACCTCAAAGATTTCACCAGAATTACGTAACAGATGACGATTGGGGCGTTTATCAGCCGTTGTTTGATTCCCTCGATTGATTTGACAGCCCAAGAAAACAGGGATTTTGTGAGACTTGGCAATATCCCGAATCTGGCGGGTAATCTTGCCGACTTCAAAAGCCATGTTCCCCCCTGATTCCAGAGGAATCTGCTGCAAGTAGTCAATAAACACAGCACCAATAGAACTATCAAATTCGGCAATGGCACGACGCACAGCAGAAGCAATCATTGTGGTTGTAGGGGAGGAATGCTCGTAAACCTTCCAAGGCAGTTCCACCATCTGTCCTATACCTTGTGCTATTTGCTCCCAGTAGCATTGAGTATTGGTTTGAATCATAGAAGCGTCTACGCCAGTGATTCGGGCCAGCATTCGGGCATTGAGTTGATTCTTATCCATTTCTGGAGTTACGTACAGAACTGGTTTTCCAAGTTTGGTCATGATTTCATAAGCGTAAGAAATCATGAAGTGAGTTTTCCCCATGTGGGATTCAGCAGCTACTACAACTAAGCTGCTGGGGTAAATCCCCCCGGTGATATTTTCGAGGTCGTACCAACCAACTTTGTCGCCTGCCATATTCCCCATCTCCAGCTTTTGAAAAAGTTCAATGCCCATGTCTTGTGCTGAGAAAACCTTGCAGCATTCATCGCTTTGATTTTGGGTAACGGTGAAAACTTCCGCCTCAGCAAGGTTTAGTACGAGTGGTAATTCCGTTTCGGTTTGGTAGGCGAGTTTGACAACTTCTGAACCGGCTCTGATTAACTGCCGTCTTCGATATTTTTCCATGACTAAGTTAGCTAAAGCATCGATGTTGACGGCGGACACAGTGCGGTCTACCAAAGTTGCTAACTTGTTTCTGCCACCAATGCGGTCGAGAAGATTGTGGTCAGCTAACCAAGCGGTAACGCTTAGTAAATCTGTGGGTTGATATGTAGCATGAAGTCGAGCTGCGGCTTGATAGATATCTTTGTGGGCACTGATGTAAAAGGCATCACTGACAAGGATATCGCTGACTCTGGTCATTGCTTCTGGGTCAAGCATAATCCCGCCTAAAATCGCTTCTTCCGCCTCAATGTTTTGAGGTGGTAAGTTGACTTGGTTTCGGTCAGGAGCAAAAGAAAGTACGTTGTTTTGATTAGAGTGCATAACTACCTCAATTTGCAATTCAAAAGGTTTACGCTCGAAGCGCTAATTTTAATTGCGCTTCAACTTCTCGCAAATTCATGGAAGATAATTTGGAGTTGCTCGAAACTTTCGGCTCATTTGCTTTAGCTTGAAGTTTCGCTTTTAGCTGGAGCATTTGTGGGCTTTTTTGATACTCCAAAGATGGCTCTTGTTTGAAAAGCTCTTGCTGACGGCGTATTTGGTCTTGTAGCAAAGCATCTTCAAGCGTGGTGCTAGTGTTTGGTCTTTTCGTCGTAGCAGTATGCAGTTGACATAGGGGCTGTTTTTCTGTTTGCAATACTGCTTGGTGATAACGCTGCATCAAATTTGTCCACCCACCCTTGTTTTTCTCCCAAGTGTTCATGACTGCAACAGCATGAGTAATTTCCTGTTGTGCCGAGAGTTTAGACTTAGTAGCTAATTCTTTTGCCAGGAAATCAACGACTATCGGGTTGAAGTTCTGGTACAAGTTATTCAGCTTTCGTTCTCCATTGCGCCAAGGTAAAACCCAGCAATTCCACTTGATTGAGTCTCTGACAAGCAGGGGCACACAATCATCACTCATAGCAGTCGGGTCTGTTAACCAGGCATCAATCAGTTCTTTCACGTTCCGGGCTGTCTTGTAGGGACAGGTTAGTTGCACCTTATTCGATTGTTCGGATTTCTCGAACGACCCTGCCGCAATAGTAGGTCTACAAGAGGGGTTATCGGTTTGTTGCAAAGTCTCGGATTTATTTAACAACGAAGTGGAAAGTTGTGGGGTTGGTTCTTCTGGAGTTAGTTCTTCAAGTTCTTCAAGTTCTGTTTGAAGGTTCAAGTCAATTTGCTCATTTTCACACACACTTTCATGGTTTGGGAGTGGGCTATTTTCAGGTGGCGCGTCCTTAAGTGGGAGTACCTTAACAGGGATATCTTTAATGGGAATACCTTCGTGGGTCAAAATTGACCCCACCCCCAATGCATTTTTGACCCCAGTAGGGGGAGCAAAATTGACCCCACCCCCCATGCATTTTTGACTGGGGTCGTTTTTAACCGGGCTTTCTTTTTTAATTTTGATTTGTTCTCGTAAGAGCAATACCTGTTTAGGCTCTACCCACTCACTTGCCGGAGCTAATGTATAAATGTTGGTAGTACCAGGACGTTCTTGTATTGTGAGCATTCCTGTAGCTAACAAAACCTTCAGGGCATTTTTGGCGGTTTTGAGAGCCATATAACAATGTTGAGCCATTTTTGGAATCGATTCAAAACAGCCCTGTCCACCTGCCCTTCTTTGTATATGGGAATAAAGCCTGAATTCCTCTGGTTCGAGTGGATAATCATCAAGAAAACTGGGGATGAATGCTCCAAAATTTGAACGGTTATGTAAGGTATTTTGATTTGATGCTAAATTCATATTTATAGACCCTGCTAGATATGCAATCTTTTTTCCCCCGCACTCCACAAGCGGGGGTTTTGCTTTATTCACGCATCCAACGGAAATTGTCTGACTTTGAGTTGTTCGGGAAATTCTTCAATTTCGCCACCCTTTTTATCGCGGGTTTTAAATCGTTGCCCCTGGAAGTCCCGCATTCGCCCCCAACTGTTTAACAAATACAGGCGTTTGCGATTGCTGGCACTGTTGGACAATAGACTTACTAATGCCGTTATCTCTTGCCCCCAATGTGTGGGCGAAATGTCAGATTAAAACGCGAGCTAACGACTTTGTTAGTTTTGGGAACTTGATGCAGATGTGTTGATTGGCAACCTGGGTGCATCACCAGTAAACTCCCGTGTTCCAGCCAAAAATCAGTAGACTTACTCCCGATAGGCTTAATCTGAAACTTCCGCATCGAACCCAAACTGATGGATGCGATTGCTGGGTTAAATCCCATTGATGCTTCACTATCGTTGTGCCACCCGATGCTATCAGAGCCACTTCTGTACTGATTGCCGATGACAATACGGAAGCTGTAGTCAGTAGCAGCAGTAATCTTATCTCGCAGTTGGGCTAGCGATGAAGTCCAAGGCAGTGGTTTAAGTAGTACGCTCTTGGAGTAGAGGTAATCACAGCCCTCGTCCCCATAAATGCATTCCAAGCGGGGAACAGGCATCGTTTTACCCAACATCCTGATTTGGTTTTGCTGCCATTGCAGTTCTTGGCAATGTTGATATAGTTCATCGGCTTCTTCTTTAAAAAGAAAATTTGGATAGTAATTGACTGGTACAGTAGAAGCAAATTCGGGAAATAAAGTTAGTTGTTGCATAATTCTCCTTTGGCTATTGCCTGTACAATCTCAAAAGCCTGTTCGGGCGATTTCGCCTGCTCAGGGTTCTTGTAAAATCCAGCGATCGCAGACTTGGGACGTACAATAATTTGTTGACCAGTAGCGCGTTTGTCCCACACAAAGCAGGAGATGGTAACGTTATCGGTAGCCCAGCGAGTACCCCGTTTATCCTTACGAAAGCAGAAGCGTGGCAAAATCAGTACAAGTGAGGGCGGATGCTGCTGTAAGAAATCAGCCCGGTCATCACAGGGTTCAAGAAAGCTGGTTAGAAGGAATGCAGCTACACCA
This genomic window contains:
- a CDS encoding DUF1392 family protein; amino-acid sequence: MTNLVQNLEQCWYISPPWGQRIPPLLVSLLERVYVKSAKAFGYCCGIEWSEQGWKYEIVTSGDNITVSANELIGTGNLQSVTKEKPVFRLGELVEFRFHGDGPPIHIVQGIQLINDCWFYSIEWMSPAISEKGDEVFGSRDSIARVTDYDLDRVQS
- a CDS encoding DNA cytosine methyltransferase, which translates into the protein MSTAIPEKFLEDDLKGQQLRSQGCLYQYIEKKKLLNGSTAFYPRVIGERDPENPQSWRWAYNWEEKVEGLWKGRSIGSIPCAAVTMIRSLQQQGAAREDIIAFIKKAKTKKYSPKILHVCKNFDNTKLKPILPNDAPIAVVLFAGGGGIEAGMVNSGIRPVIAVEFDPTKPDLSRAIALNHHHNFSEYGCRIVQLTVQEVARLGFIGFPRRPDYLHASPVCANFSQAHTAKAGKGVETADDLSAAIAVAEAIRQLQPRVFTLENVPRYQNSQSFSIILLALELEGYSVDYSVVNMADFGLPQARRRLVLIASKGFHVALPSGATPCGWYGAIAHLIPTMNDSQLLPKQQQAVEQFLAINEPTPLLIERVGGRKLLKYKAGHLPANTILRSHFTDHKGCNRSKFADIWLPGGTVKSLSIAGAAKLQGFPSWYEFPPEVATAGSIIGYSVPALFATQLFTSVQSILKASIV
- a CDS encoding replicative DNA helicase — its product is MHSNQNNVLSFAPDRNQVNLPPQNIEAEEAILGGIMLDPEAMTRVSDILVSDAFYISAHKDIYQAAARLHATYQPTDLLSVTAWLADHNLLDRIGGRNKLATLVDRTVSAVNIDALANLVMEKYRRRQLIRAGSEVVKLAYQTETELPLVLNLAEAEVFTVTQNQSDECCKVFSAQDMGIELFQKLEMGNMAGDKVGWYDLENITGGIYPSSLVVVAAESHMGKTHFMISYAYEIMTKLGKPVLYVTPEMDKNQLNARMLARITGVDASMIQTNTQCYWEQIAQGIGQMVELPWKVYEHSSPTTTMIASAVRRAIAEFDSSIGAVFIDYLQQIPLESGGNMAFEVGKITRQIRDIAKSHKIPVFLGCQINRGNQTTADKRPNRHLLRNSGEIFEVCDQLIMLYRDAVYTKDPSDRTIELIVEKNRLYGKLGTATMLCDLSTSKFLNLAR
- a CDS encoding alpha-ketoglutarate-dependent dioxygenase AlkB family protein, whose amino-acid sequence is MQQLTLFPEFASTVPVNYYPNFLFKEEADELYQHCQELQWQQNQIRMLGKTMPVPRLECIYGDEGCDYLYSKSVLLKPLPWTSSLAQLRDKITAATDYSFRIVIGNQYRSGSDSIGWHNDSEASMGFNPAIASISLGSMRKFQIKPIGSKSTDFWLEHGSLLVMHPGCQSTHLHQVPKTNKVVSSRFNLTFRPHIGGKR